Proteins found in one Cobetia sp. L2A1 genomic segment:
- the eutC gene encoding ethanolamine ammonia-lyase subunit EutC, which translates to MSLPIPPDVKTQETPGDEEVVTHNPWRQLSQFTDARIGLGRAGISLPTDESLAFQLAHARAQDAVHLPLETERLIEELSSLEVLKGAPAIQRLHSRAEDRTCYLQRPDHGRRLDDASRETLTALKAEPTDLAIVIVDGLSSLAVQHNAAPFIEALLKILAEDAAPDVEHDGTQDDTSHRGWQLAPLTVVEQGRVAIGDEVGELLNARAVLVMVGERPGLSSPDSLGLYLTWQPHVGLTDASRNCISNVRPAGLDFTLAGQRLHYLLSEARRLGLTGVGLKDRSQGAALEEGGGIQNFLLS; encoded by the coding sequence ATGAGCCTCCCCATACCTCCTGATGTGAAGACGCAAGAGACGCCCGGTGATGAAGAGGTCGTCACGCACAATCCCTGGCGTCAGCTGAGTCAGTTCACGGATGCCCGTATCGGATTGGGGCGTGCTGGCATCAGTCTGCCGACGGACGAATCCCTGGCCTTCCAGCTGGCGCATGCCCGTGCGCAGGATGCCGTGCACCTGCCACTGGAAACGGAGCGTTTGATCGAAGAGCTCTCCAGTCTCGAGGTCCTCAAGGGGGCGCCGGCCATTCAGCGCCTGCACAGTCGGGCTGAAGACCGCACATGCTACCTGCAGCGTCCTGATCATGGTCGCCGCCTTGATGATGCCTCAAGGGAGACTCTCACGGCATTGAAAGCGGAACCCACCGACTTGGCCATCGTCATTGTCGACGGGTTGTCGTCTCTGGCCGTTCAGCACAATGCCGCCCCGTTCATCGAGGCGTTGCTCAAGATTCTCGCCGAGGATGCTGCTCCCGACGTCGAACACGACGGTACGCAGGACGACACCTCGCATCGTGGCTGGCAATTGGCACCCTTGACGGTGGTGGAACAGGGCCGCGTCGCCATCGGCGATGAGGTCGGTGAATTGCTCAATGCCCGCGCCGTGCTGGTGATGGTCGGTGAGCGCCCTGGACTCAGTTCGCCCGATAGTCTCGGGCTCTATCTCACCTGGCAGCCGCATGTCGGTCTCACCGATGCCAGCCGCAACTGCATCTCGAATGTGCGTCCTGCCGGGCTTGATTTCACCCTGGCTGGCCAGCGACTGCATTACTTGCTCAGCGAAGCACGTCGACTCGGGCTCACCGGCGTCGGTCTCAAGGACAGAAGCCAAGGTGCTGCACTCGAAGAGGGCGGCGGTATCCAGAATTTCCTGTTGTCGTGA
- the thiM gene encoding hydroxyethylthiazole kinase: MITSSSASPARQLASLRRTSPLVHNITNHVAMTPIANTLLAIGASPLMAHALEEMQDIVGIADALCINIGTLSGPWIDAMHLAAHTAHLAGKPWVLDPVGVGASALRQQTCRALLAYQPSVIRGNASEILALAGEASQSRGVDSGDDAREACDRATQAAHALARQHDCVVAMTGAVDVVTDGRRMIRITGGHPLMGRVTAMGCALSSVVAAFIAANDASLSATATALACYACAGEHAGRIAAGPGSFVGVFMDTLYALDGETAALETRMEITNVA; the protein is encoded by the coding sequence ATGATCACTTCGTCATCCGCCTCTCCTGCACGCCAGTTGGCCTCCCTGCGTCGGACATCCCCGCTGGTACACAACATCACCAACCATGTCGCCATGACACCCATCGCCAACACCCTATTGGCGATCGGTGCCTCACCACTGATGGCTCACGCATTGGAGGAAATGCAGGACATCGTGGGGATCGCCGATGCCCTGTGCATCAATATCGGCACCCTTTCCGGCCCCTGGATAGACGCCATGCATCTGGCGGCTCATACCGCACATCTGGCCGGCAAGCCCTGGGTGCTCGACCCTGTTGGCGTCGGCGCCTCTGCGCTACGCCAGCAGACCTGCCGCGCACTGCTCGCCTATCAACCCAGCGTGATTCGAGGTAATGCCTCTGAAATACTGGCACTGGCGGGTGAAGCCAGTCAGAGTCGCGGCGTTGACAGTGGTGATGACGCACGGGAGGCTTGCGATCGTGCCACACAGGCGGCTCACGCGCTTGCCAGACAGCACGACTGCGTGGTGGCGATGACGGGCGCAGTGGATGTCGTCACCGATGGCCGGCGGATGATCCGCATCACGGGAGGCCACCCACTGATGGGCCGCGTGACGGCGATGGGCTGTGCGCTGAGCAGTGTGGTGGCTGCCTTCATCGCCGCCAATGATGCATCATTGAGTGCCACCGCTACGGCGCTGGCCTGTTACGCTTGTGCAGGAGAGCACGCCGGCCGCATTGCCGCGGGACCGGGCAGTTTTGTGGGCGTGTTCATGGACACGCTTTACGCTCTTGATGGCGAAACAGCCGCACTTGAAACGCGCATGGAGATAACCAATGTCGCTTGA
- the eat gene encoding ethanolamine permease, giving the protein MTKDSAQHAATDQDYLAKRQLKKGTAGWVLLAGLGVSYVISGDFAGWNFGIAEAGWGGFAIAALLMGVMYLALVLSLAEMSAAIPVSGGGYSFARQVMGPFGGYLTGLAVLIEYALAPAAIVIFIGSAVESLLGINGPLVYAIFYVVFIGIHLAGVGEALKVMMVISGLAVFAIIATAVALIGDFDSSRLFDIAPTDAWGASEFMPNGWYGIWAALPFGMWLFLAVEGVPLAAEESRDPARDVPRGIIGAMIFLMFTAVLVVFLLAGAAGAEAMEASAVPLVDALNATGSHGLATLVNVLALAGLVASFFSIIYGYSRLVFALSRAGYLPKTLSLTSARKAPTWALIVPGIFGFLVSLTGEGDLILGMAVVGATVSYALMAASHILLRLRQPELARPYRTPGGIVTSSIALLLSLVALTGVYAFDPRAFNYTVLLFIVGIGYYALVSRHHLVAKSAEEEFALVANAESDLSAS; this is encoded by the coding sequence ATGACAAAAGATTCTGCACAACACGCGGCAACGGACCAGGACTATCTGGCCAAGCGTCAGCTCAAGAAGGGCACCGCCGGCTGGGTGCTGCTCGCAGGCCTGGGTGTGTCCTATGTGATTTCCGGTGATTTTGCAGGCTGGAATTTCGGGATCGCCGAAGCCGGTTGGGGTGGCTTCGCCATCGCGGCGCTACTGATGGGCGTGATGTATCTGGCGCTGGTGCTATCACTGGCCGAGATGTCGGCGGCCATTCCGGTATCCGGTGGTGGTTATAGCTTTGCGCGTCAGGTGATGGGGCCGTTCGGGGGATATCTGACAGGGCTGGCGGTATTGATCGAGTATGCGCTGGCGCCCGCTGCTATCGTGATCTTCATCGGCAGTGCCGTGGAATCACTGCTGGGGATCAATGGGCCGCTGGTCTACGCCATCTTCTACGTGGTGTTCATCGGTATCCACCTGGCAGGCGTGGGCGAAGCGCTCAAGGTCATGATGGTGATCAGCGGGCTGGCAGTCTTCGCCATCATCGCGACCGCCGTGGCACTGATCGGTGACTTTGACAGTAGTCGTCTGTTCGATATCGCCCCGACCGATGCCTGGGGTGCCAGCGAATTCATGCCCAATGGCTGGTACGGCATCTGGGCAGCGTTGCCGTTCGGCATGTGGCTGTTCCTGGCGGTGGAAGGCGTACCGCTGGCGGCAGAAGAGTCACGTGATCCGGCACGCGATGTGCCGCGTGGCATCATCGGCGCGATGATCTTCCTGATGTTCACGGCGGTGCTGGTCGTCTTCCTGCTGGCGGGGGCTGCGGGTGCTGAAGCAATGGAGGCCAGTGCCGTGCCGTTGGTCGATGCGCTGAATGCCACTGGCAGTCATGGGTTGGCCACGCTGGTCAATGTGTTGGCCCTGGCAGGACTGGTCGCGTCGTTCTTCTCGATCATCTATGGCTATAGCCGTCTGGTATTCGCGCTGTCGCGCGCCGGTTATCTGCCCAAGACGCTCTCGCTTACCAGTGCGCGCAAGGCACCGACCTGGGCCTTGATCGTGCCGGGCATCTTCGGGTTCCTGGTCTCGTTGACCGGTGAAGGTGATCTCATCCTGGGCATGGCGGTCGTCGGGGCCACCGTCTCCTATGCCTTGATGGCGGCTAGCCATATCCTGCTGCGTCTTCGTCAGCCGGAACTGGCGCGTCCGTACCGCACACCAGGGGGCATCGTGACGTCGTCGATTGCGTTGCTGCTGTCACTGGTCGCGCTGACGGGGGTCTATGCCTTTGACCCCCGTGCCTTCAATTACACCGTGCTGCTGTTCATCGTCGGCATCGGCTATTACGCGCTGGTCAGCCGGCATCATCTGGTGGCGAAATCTGCTGAGGAAGAGTTCGCACTGGTCGCGAATGCCGAGAGTGATCTGTCGGCCAGCTGA
- a CDS encoding HlyD family secretion protein: MKRLRTALIILVLAAAAGAGGYYWWQQLQDDLAEGFARANGRIEATRIDVALKFSGRIAEVVVTEGQWVAAGEVIARIDATALKAQLRAAEAGTRQTEQSLTQAKALAIQRMSELSLSDSELTRIQTLAGRGYASQELLEQRRSQRTTAVAALNTAQAQIAAAEAAIEAAKENVAALNANLTDYTLIAPHAGRVQYRLAEPGEILAAGGKVVSLLNLTDVYMDVYLPTDQAGRLRYGSEARLILDAAPQYVIPATVDFVASEAQFTPKYVETESEREKLMFRVKLQIPAEILHRYQDVVKTGVPGMAYVRVDPDAEWSEALQVKLPE; encoded by the coding sequence ATGAAGCGACTGCGAACAGCGCTTATCATTCTTGTATTGGCGGCTGCCGCGGGCGCTGGCGGGTATTACTGGTGGCAACAGCTACAGGACGATCTCGCCGAAGGGTTTGCCCGCGCCAATGGACGCATTGAAGCAACACGCATCGATGTAGCACTCAAGTTCAGTGGCCGAATCGCGGAGGTCGTCGTCACAGAGGGCCAATGGGTGGCGGCAGGCGAGGTGATTGCGCGAATCGATGCCACCGCGCTGAAGGCACAGCTACGCGCCGCTGAGGCAGGCACCCGACAGACTGAGCAGTCGCTGACTCAGGCCAAGGCGCTGGCGATCCAGCGCATGAGTGAATTATCGCTGTCCGACTCAGAATTGACGCGTATCCAGACCTTGGCGGGGCGAGGCTATGCGTCGCAAGAATTGCTGGAACAGCGCCGTTCGCAACGCACCACCGCGGTGGCGGCACTCAATACCGCGCAGGCACAGATAGCCGCTGCCGAGGCGGCCATCGAAGCCGCCAAGGAGAATGTCGCAGCACTCAATGCCAATCTCACGGATTACACCCTCATCGCACCCCACGCTGGACGCGTGCAGTACCGGCTGGCTGAGCCTGGCGAAATTCTGGCGGCGGGAGGCAAGGTCGTCTCATTGCTGAACCTGACAGATGTCTACATGGATGTGTATCTGCCCACTGATCAGGCGGGGCGCCTGCGCTATGGCAGTGAAGCACGGCTGATTCTCGATGCTGCTCCGCAGTATGTGATACCCGCGACCGTCGATTTCGTGGCCTCTGAAGCCCAGTTCACCCCGAAATATGTTGAAACCGAGAGCGAACGCGAGAAGCTGATGTTTCGCGTCAAGCTACAGATTCCTGCGGAGATTCTGCACCGCTATCAGGACGTCGTGAAAACCGGAGTCCCGGGGATGGCCTATGTACGCGTGGACCCAGACGCCGAATGGTCTGAAGCGCTGCAGGTGAAATTACCCGAATGA
- the rbbA gene encoding ribosome-associated ATPase/putative transporter RbbA, which yields MTTSPTSIVATLDGVSHRYKSTSALENISLTIPAARMVGVIGPDGVGKSTLLGLIAGVRRIQTGEVSVLGGAMSDARHRAATYARIAYMPQGLGRNLYQTLSVYENVDFFGRLYGQSRAERVTRIELLLKSTGLASFSGRPAGKLSGGMKQKLALCCALIHDPDLLILDEPTTGVDPLSRQQFWQLIERIRQHRPTMSVITATAYMSEAERFDQLIAMNAGAILAEGTPEALKSQTATETLEAAFIALLPQEDRQGHQTITLPPRMVQEGPPAIEAEGLTMRFGNFTAVDHVSFRIEAGEIFGFLGSNGCGKTTTMKILTGLLTASDGTAQLMGKPLGTDSMAIRRRVGYMSQSFSLYSELSVRRNLVLHADLFHLPKAQREPRVAELIERFDLAAVSESTPDNLPLGVRQRLQLAVAVLHAPELLILDEPTSGVDPIARDAFWALLIELSRKDGVTIFISTHFMNEAERCDRISLMHAGKVLAQGVPDDLRRQRDAATLDDAFITYLREAGAEDTAAPVSLEFAAAGGQAEHRMGWFSLARTWAFARREAMEILRDPIRLVFALFGPLILMVAMGYGITFDVENLSYAALDQDQSRESRMFLDAMASSRYFDERSPLADFTELDRRMKSGDISLAVVMPPDYGRDLLSGRTPQIGAWLDGSNTTRAETGRGYVQGVLSTHLSDLVMREGGNAVSVYPASIAPRLRYNQAFLSRHAIPPGVLMMLLIMIPAMLTALSVVREKEMGSILNLYAAPVHKIEFLLGKQLPYIGIAMVSFVSLVVLMLTLFGLGIPGSLLALVSGALLFTTAATAFGLVVSSFVGSQIAAIFATAIIVMIPTVNFSGMMYPVSTLEGGAAFIGRAFPALYFQQISAGVFNKGLDLRVLYPDHLALGGFCLLFWMAATALLKKQEA from the coding sequence ATGACGACCTCCCCCACCTCCATCGTCGCGACGCTTGACGGTGTCAGTCATCGCTACAAGTCGACCAGCGCCCTGGAGAATATCTCGCTGACAATCCCTGCCGCTCGGATGGTCGGCGTGATTGGCCCTGATGGCGTAGGCAAGTCCACGTTACTGGGGTTGATTGCCGGGGTGCGGCGTATACAGACCGGGGAAGTTTCCGTGCTCGGGGGAGCGATGAGCGACGCAAGGCATCGCGCGGCAACCTATGCCCGCATTGCCTATATGCCCCAGGGCCTGGGACGCAATCTCTATCAGACACTATCCGTCTACGAGAATGTCGATTTCTTCGGTCGCCTCTATGGCCAGTCGAGGGCTGAACGCGTAACGCGCATCGAACTGCTGCTCAAGAGCACGGGGCTTGCATCATTCTCTGGCCGCCCCGCGGGCAAGCTCTCCGGCGGCATGAAGCAGAAACTCGCGTTGTGCTGCGCGCTGATCCACGACCCGGATCTACTCATCCTCGACGAACCGACTACGGGTGTCGATCCACTGTCACGGCAGCAGTTCTGGCAATTGATCGAGCGCATCCGTCAACACCGCCCCACGATGAGCGTGATCACCGCCACGGCGTACATGTCAGAGGCTGAGCGTTTCGATCAGCTGATCGCCATGAATGCCGGCGCTATCCTGGCGGAAGGGACGCCGGAGGCATTGAAGTCCCAAACCGCGACTGAAACATTGGAAGCCGCCTTCATTGCGCTGTTGCCGCAAGAGGATCGGCAGGGTCATCAGACCATCACACTGCCACCGCGCATGGTTCAAGAAGGCCCTCCCGCCATCGAGGCTGAAGGACTGACCATGCGATTCGGCAACTTCACCGCCGTCGATCACGTCAGCTTTCGCATTGAGGCCGGTGAGATATTCGGCTTTCTCGGCTCGAATGGCTGCGGCAAGACCACCACCATGAAGATACTCACCGGACTCTTGACCGCCAGCGACGGCACTGCCCAGTTGATGGGCAAGCCTCTCGGCACCGATTCCATGGCCATCCGCCGCCGCGTGGGCTACATGTCGCAATCCTTTTCGCTTTATTCAGAGCTGTCGGTGCGCCGTAACCTGGTACTGCATGCCGACCTCTTTCACCTGCCCAAGGCGCAGCGGGAGCCTCGGGTAGCAGAGCTGATAGAACGCTTTGATCTTGCTGCGGTGTCGGAGTCGACGCCCGACAACCTGCCACTCGGTGTTCGCCAGCGCCTCCAGCTTGCCGTGGCGGTACTGCACGCTCCTGAGCTATTGATCCTCGACGAGCCAACCTCCGGGGTCGACCCCATCGCTCGCGACGCTTTCTGGGCGCTGCTGATCGAGCTGTCACGCAAGGACGGGGTGACGATCTTCATCTCCACCCACTTCATGAACGAAGCCGAGCGCTGTGACCGCATCTCGTTGATGCACGCGGGCAAGGTGTTGGCCCAGGGCGTACCCGATGATCTGCGTCGTCAACGTGACGCGGCAACTCTCGATGACGCCTTCATTACCTACTTGCGGGAAGCCGGAGCAGAAGACACTGCTGCCCCCGTCTCACTGGAGTTTGCAGCGGCGGGGGGGCAAGCAGAGCACCGCATGGGCTGGTTCTCACTCGCTCGGACATGGGCCTTCGCCAGACGCGAGGCGATGGAGATCCTGCGCGACCCCATTCGTCTGGTATTTGCGTTGTTCGGCCCTCTCATATTGATGGTCGCGATGGGCTACGGCATTACCTTCGACGTCGAGAATCTGTCCTACGCAGCCCTCGACCAGGACCAATCACGTGAAAGCCGAATGTTTCTCGATGCAATGGCGAGTTCGCGCTATTTCGATGAGCGATCTCCGCTTGCCGACTTCACCGAACTTGATCGACGCATGAAGTCCGGGGATATCTCGCTTGCCGTGGTGATGCCGCCCGATTACGGACGAGACCTGCTATCAGGACGAACCCCGCAGATCGGCGCCTGGCTGGATGGCTCAAACACTACCCGTGCAGAAACCGGTCGAGGATATGTGCAAGGGGTGTTGTCCACTCATCTGAGCGATCTTGTCATGCGCGAGGGCGGGAATGCCGTGAGTGTCTATCCGGCTAGCATCGCCCCCCGGCTGCGCTACAACCAGGCTTTCCTGTCTCGGCATGCAATCCCACCGGGTGTCTTGATGATGCTGTTGATCATGATTCCGGCCATGCTCACGGCGCTCAGTGTCGTGCGCGAGAAGGAAATGGGCTCGATCCTCAATCTCTATGCGGCCCCGGTACACAAGATTGAATTCCTGCTCGGCAAGCAGCTGCCCTATATCGGCATTGCCATGGTCAGCTTCGTCAGTCTCGTGGTGCTGATGCTGACACTGTTCGGCTTGGGCATACCGGGAAGCCTCCTTGCGCTTGTCAGCGGCGCGCTGCTGTTTACCACGGCAGCCACCGCCTTCGGCCTGGTGGTCTCGAGCTTCGTGGGCTCACAGATCGCCGCGATCTTCGCCACCGCCATCATCGTCATGATCCCCACCGTCAATTTCTCGGGGATGATGTATCCCGTCTCGACCCTTGAGGGAGGGGCGGCGTTCATCGGTAGGGCTTTTCCAGCACTCTATTTTCAGCAGATCAGCGCAGGTGTCTTCAACAAGGGACTCGACTTGCGAGTGCTGTACCCCGATCACCTGGCGCTCGGCGGATTCTGCTTGCTCTTCTGGATGGCGGCCACCGCATTGCTGAAAAAGCAGGAGGCATGA
- a CDS encoding endonuclease/exonuclease/phosphatase family protein, whose amino-acid sequence MSYTDNSGSWWKRIGKALLLVVVSSVSGMSQADAVIASWNLKHAGWNNGKHLEDVAAVAQHMDLIGLQEVMKEEVISELEHRLEALTGDEWDSLVSHAVGRSTYTERYAYLYRDKTISYQGGATVYLDPQDVFSREPLLASFVEKATGKTFSAANVHIIYGDNKADRSPEIRALADIYDLMKEISPGSPTLIMGDFNMAPDEAAWSDLRALGLRPLITKGATTLSTADGRYASLYDNIWFVPDEWPQVSGGIFRFPEYLGISHKAARADVSDHAPIYMMLEGGSLAMLPSNGVRQVAANASTSSPARPSANACIDLNTANTDQLGRLPNIGPSRAADIIDHRPWASSNQLTRISGIGKGTVARIVASGLLCS is encoded by the coding sequence GTGTCATACACAGATAACAGTGGGTCGTGGTGGAAGCGTATTGGCAAGGCACTCTTGCTGGTAGTCGTCTCAAGTGTGTCGGGGATGAGTCAGGCGGATGCCGTCATCGCCAGCTGGAATCTGAAACATGCCGGGTGGAACAACGGCAAGCATCTGGAAGACGTGGCCGCCGTCGCGCAGCACATGGACCTCATCGGCCTGCAGGAAGTGATGAAGGAAGAGGTCATCTCAGAGCTTGAGCACCGGCTTGAAGCGCTGACGGGCGATGAGTGGGATAGCCTCGTCAGCCACGCCGTCGGGCGCAGTACCTATACCGAACGCTACGCCTACCTGTATCGCGACAAGACCATCAGCTATCAGGGCGGTGCGACCGTCTATCTCGATCCGCAGGATGTGTTCTCGCGTGAGCCGTTGCTCGCGTCCTTCGTCGAGAAGGCCACCGGCAAGACTTTCAGCGCCGCCAATGTGCATATCATCTATGGCGACAACAAGGCAGATCGCTCGCCGGAAATTCGTGCACTGGCCGACATCTATGACCTGATGAAGGAAATCTCGCCCGGCAGTCCGACGCTCATCATGGGCGACTTCAACATGGCACCGGATGAAGCGGCCTGGAGCGACTTGCGTGCGCTGGGTCTGCGCCCGCTCATCACGAAAGGGGCGACAACGCTCTCCACTGCCGATGGGCGCTATGCGAGTCTCTACGACAACATCTGGTTCGTGCCCGATGAGTGGCCACAGGTCAGCGGCGGTATCTTCCGCTTCCCGGAGTATCTCGGCATCTCCCACAAGGCTGCGCGTGCAGATGTCTCGGATCACGCGCCGATCTATATGATGCTGGAAGGCGGGTCGTTGGCCATGTTGCCGTCCAATGGTGTTCGACAGGTGGCCGCCAATGCTTCCACGTCATCGCCGGCCCGTCCGTCAGCCAATGCCTGCATTGATCTCAATACCGCGAACACCGATCAACTGGGACGGTTACCTAACATCGGTCCCTCCCGCGCAGCCGATATCATCGATCACCGCCCCTGGGCGTCATCGAACCAGCTGACGCGTATCAGTGGCATCGGCAAGGGTACCGTCGCGAGGATCGTGGCCAGTGGATTGCTGTGCAGCTGA
- a CDS encoding ABC transporter permease: MRWITNIYRLGIKELFSLLRDPVLMGLILYTFTVAIYTVANGVKTELNNASIAIVDEDRSVLSSTLTGAFLPPYFKPPAVIAPSAVDPGMDTGRYTFVLDIPPSFEADVLAGRYPVIQLNVDATAMAIAGNGANYITSILDTELLKFVSRDGGDTALAVDLRIRAKYNPNLDSTWFMAVMQIINNLTILAIVLGGAAVIREREHGTLEHLLVMPVTVSEIMLAKIWANGLVIVVAAILSLQIVVQGLLGIPILGSLVLFSLGAAVYLFAVTAMGITLATVATTMPQFGLLSIPVFVVMNLLSGGITPLESMPPALQTMVQVLPSTHFITFAQAVLYRGAGLDIVWPQLLATAVIGMAFLTFALVRFRATLAAVR, translated from the coding sequence ATGCGCTGGATCACGAATATCTATCGCCTGGGCATCAAGGAACTGTTCAGTCTATTGCGTGACCCCGTGCTGATGGGGCTGATTCTCTACACGTTCACCGTTGCGATCTATACCGTCGCCAATGGCGTGAAGACCGAGCTCAACAATGCATCGATCGCCATCGTGGATGAAGATCGCTCAGTGCTCTCCTCCACTCTCACTGGCGCGTTTCTGCCGCCCTATTTCAAACCACCGGCCGTCATCGCGCCATCCGCCGTCGATCCGGGCATGGATACCGGGCGCTATACCTTTGTGCTGGATATTCCTCCAAGTTTCGAGGCAGACGTACTGGCGGGTCGATATCCCGTGATCCAGCTCAATGTTGATGCCACGGCGATGGCGATCGCCGGCAATGGTGCCAACTACATCACCAGCATCCTCGACACCGAGCTGTTGAAGTTCGTCAGTCGCGACGGAGGGGACACGGCACTAGCCGTCGATCTGCGTATTCGCGCGAAATACAACCCGAATCTTGACTCGACCTGGTTCATGGCGGTGATGCAGATCATCAACAACCTGACCATCCTGGCGATCGTGCTGGGCGGGGCCGCGGTCATCCGCGAGCGTGAGCATGGCACCCTCGAACACCTGCTGGTCATGCCGGTGACCGTCAGCGAAATCATGCTTGCCAAGATCTGGGCCAACGGACTGGTGATCGTGGTCGCGGCGATCCTTTCGCTGCAGATCGTGGTGCAAGGCTTGCTGGGCATCCCCATTCTCGGTTCGCTCGTGCTCTTTTCACTGGGGGCTGCGGTCTATCTTTTCGCCGTGACCGCCATGGGGATCACTCTCGCGACCGTGGCAACCACAATGCCTCAATTCGGCCTGTTGTCGATTCCCGTCTTCGTCGTGATGAATCTGCTCTCCGGTGGCATCACACCGCTTGAGAGCATGCCGCCAGCACTTCAGACCATGGTGCAGGTACTACCTTCGACGCACTTCATCACGTTCGCCCAGGCAGTCCTGTACCGTGGCGCGGGTCTCGACATCGTGTGGCCGCAATTGCTGGCAACGGCGGTAATCGGCATGGCCTTCCTGACCTTTGCGCTAGTGAGATTCAGAGCGACCCTGGCCGCCGTGAGATAG
- the thiE gene encoding thiamine phosphate synthase, with protein MSLDLSLYLVTDPALCARRGLEATVMAAVRGGVSVVQLRDKHVSDAEMIVQAKRLKALLDEYEVPLIINDRLEVALASGADGLHIGQGDGDPAEARRVLGDDALIGLSVQTLEQLAQVDVEHLDYLGLGPVFATPTKPDHAAPLGLEGLARLVRASPLPTVAIGGLTLINAREVMASGTDGLAVVSALCTAADPAMAAQEFLAQYPF; from the coding sequence ATGTCGCTTGATCTATCCCTTTATCTGGTCACGGACCCCGCACTGTGTGCCCGACGTGGGCTGGAAGCTACCGTGATGGCCGCGGTACGTGGCGGCGTCAGTGTCGTGCAGCTGCGTGACAAGCATGTCAGCGATGCCGAGATGATCGTGCAGGCCAAGCGACTGAAGGCACTGCTGGACGAGTATGAGGTTCCGCTGATCATCAATGACCGTCTTGAGGTCGCGCTGGCCAGTGGCGCCGATGGCCTGCACATCGGCCAGGGAGATGGTGACCCCGCTGAAGCACGCCGTGTACTGGGCGATGATGCGCTGATCGGCCTGTCCGTCCAGACGCTTGAACAGCTGGCACAGGTCGATGTCGAGCATCTCGACTATCTGGGCCTGGGGCCGGTATTCGCCACCCCGACCAAGCCTGATCATGCGGCCCCATTGGGCCTTGAGGGTCTCGCACGACTGGTACGTGCAAGCCCCCTTCCCACTGTCGCGATCGGGGGTCTGACACTGATCAATGCACGCGAAGTGATGGCATCGGGCACTGACGGACTCGCCGTCGTGTCAGCCCTGTGCACGGCGGCTGATCCGGCGATGGCCGCTCAGGAGTTCCTCGCGCAGTACCCGTTCTGA